A section of the Streptomyces sp. CG1 genome encodes:
- a CDS encoding peptidase S8 — MRTSSPNTTKRRGRWCRIGSAAAATAALVLAGLGTAAHASAASPTDTHTKTVSPKAIAAAVAKAHVQYTQQCAGTPKKGYASCNALRVTGGTTAFQEEQAAKKGIAPQSVRPNAAADSPTGYGPSDLQSAYGLTSAAASNGSGKTIAIVDAYDDPNAESDLATYRSNYGLSACTSSNGCFTKVAQDGSSNLPTADSGWAGEISLDLDMASAICPNCNITLVEANSSSMDDLGTAVNQAVSLGATSVSNSYGGSEDPSDTTYDSEYFNHPGVAITVSAGDSGYGAEYPATSQYVTAVGGTSLSTSSNSRGWTESVWNTSSTEGTGSGCSAYDPKPSWQTDSGCSNRMEADVSAVADPATGVSVYDSYGTSSSWNTYGGTSASSPIIAGVYALAGTPGSSDYPAQYPYNKAGTSALNDVTSGSNGTCSPSYFCTAGTGYDGPTGWGTPEGISAFSAS, encoded by the coding sequence TTGCGTACGTCATCCCCCAACACCACAAAAAGACGCGGCAGATGGTGCCGAATAGGCTCCGCCGCCGCGGCCACTGCCGCCCTCGTACTCGCCGGACTCGGCACCGCGGCCCACGCGAGCGCGGCCAGCCCCACGGACACCCACACCAAAACGGTCAGCCCGAAGGCGATCGCCGCCGCGGTCGCCAAGGCCCATGTGCAGTACACCCAGCAGTGCGCCGGCACCCCGAAGAAGGGCTACGCGTCCTGCAACGCCCTGCGCGTCACCGGCGGCACCACCGCCTTCCAGGAGGAGCAGGCGGCGAAGAAGGGCATCGCGCCGCAGAGCGTCCGGCCGAACGCCGCCGCTGACTCGCCCACCGGTTACGGCCCGAGCGATTTGCAGTCGGCCTACGGCCTGACCTCCGCTGCCGCCTCCAACGGCTCCGGCAAGACCATCGCCATCGTCGACGCCTACGACGACCCGAACGCCGAGTCGGACCTGGCCACCTACCGCTCGAACTACGGCCTGTCCGCCTGCACCTCCTCCAACGGCTGCTTCACGAAAGTCGCGCAGGACGGCTCCTCCAACCTCCCCACCGCCGACAGCGGTTGGGCCGGCGAGATCTCCCTCGACCTCGACATGGCCTCCGCCATCTGCCCCAACTGCAACATCACGCTCGTCGAGGCCAACTCCTCCTCGATGGACGACCTCGGAACGGCCGTGAACCAGGCCGTCAGCCTGGGCGCCACATCCGTCTCCAACAGCTACGGCGGCTCGGAGGACCCCTCCGACACGACGTACGACTCCGAGTACTTCAACCACCCGGGCGTCGCCATCACCGTCTCCGCCGGTGACAGCGGCTACGGCGCCGAGTACCCGGCAACCTCCCAGTACGTGACCGCTGTCGGCGGCACCAGCCTGTCCACGTCCTCCAACAGCCGCGGCTGGACCGAGTCCGTGTGGAACACCTCCAGCACTGAGGGCACCGGCTCCGGCTGCTCCGCGTACGACCCGAAGCCGAGCTGGCAGACCGACTCCGGCTGCTCCAACCGCATGGAGGCCGACGTCTCCGCGGTCGCCGACCCGGCCACCGGCGTCTCGGTCTATGACTCCTACGGCACCAGCAGCAGTTGGAACACCTACGGCGGCACCAGCGCCTCCTCGCCCATCATCGCCGGCGTCTACGCCCTCGCCGGCACCCCAGGCTCCAGCGACTACCCGGCCCAATACCCCTACAACAAGGCGGGCACATCGGCGCTCAACGACGTGACCAGCGGCAGCAACGGCACCTGCTCCCCGTCGTACTTCTGCACCGCCGGCACCGGCTACGACGGCCCGACCGGCTGGGGCACCCCCGAGGGCATCAGCGCCTTCAGCGCCAGCTGA
- a CDS encoding RICIN domain-containing protein, which produces MKFLNVPLAVAGAGVLGLLALGAPSAHAQEILPGARADSGYSVLSNDSSPQQVLDAYGFGTASGTPVVTWAANGGVNQRWSLADQPDETVAIVGAQSGMCVAPSGSHGVVTLQGCSSAQFGQRWYKERRPGGRIIFENALFEGQCLDMAGSYSQAVVRDCNGSVSQNWRLFAS; this is translated from the coding sequence ATGAAGTTCCTGAACGTTCCGCTCGCGGTGGCGGGTGCCGGTGTTCTGGGCCTTTTGGCTCTCGGCGCCCCTTCCGCGCATGCTCAAGAAATTCTCCCGGGTGCGCGGGCGGACAGCGGGTACAGTGTCCTGTCGAACGACTCGAGTCCTCAGCAGGTTCTCGACGCCTACGGTTTCGGCACGGCGAGTGGGACTCCGGTGGTCACCTGGGCCGCCAATGGTGGAGTCAACCAGAGGTGGTCATTGGCTGATCAACCGGATGAGACAGTGGCCATCGTGGGCGCGCAGAGCGGAATGTGTGTTGCTCCTTCCGGCTCGCACGGGGTTGTCACGCTGCAGGGGTGCAGCAGTGCACAGTTCGGTCAGCGCTGGTACAAGGAACGGCGTCCCGGGGGCCGCATCATCTTCGAGAACGCTTTGTTCGAGGGGCAGTGCCTGGACATGGCGGGAAGCTACAGCCAGGCCGTGGTCAGGGACTGCAACGGAAGCGTGAGCCAGAATTGGCGGCTCTTTGCTTCGTAG
- a CDS encoding TetR/AcrR family transcriptional regulator: MAQQAEPARRKPLNRDRVLRAAVALADRVGIGALSMRSLAHELDVVPMALYKHVANKEQLLDGMVDVIVGEIEPPAGEADWKSAIRRRILSARRALLRHPWASRVIESRTAPTPGVLDYLNSIIGMFRAGGLSADLTHHAMHALGSRVWGFTQELFPASPSPAPAGAHPQAPAALLGEMAARYPHIVEIVLARPHDSASVVGQGCDDQFEFEFALDLLLDGCERLHRQGWTSAERF, encoded by the coding sequence ATGGCCCAGCAGGCAGAACCGGCGCGCCGGAAGCCCCTCAACCGGGACCGTGTGCTGCGTGCCGCCGTCGCGCTCGCCGACCGCGTCGGCATCGGGGCGCTGAGCATGCGCAGCCTGGCACACGAGCTGGACGTCGTGCCGATGGCGCTCTACAAGCACGTGGCCAACAAGGAGCAGTTGCTCGACGGCATGGTGGATGTCATCGTCGGCGAGATCGAGCCCCCGGCCGGCGAGGCGGACTGGAAGAGCGCGATCCGCCGCCGCATCCTCTCGGCACGACGAGCGCTACTGCGACACCCCTGGGCCTCGCGCGTCATCGAGTCCCGAACCGCCCCCACCCCTGGCGTACTCGACTACCTGAACTCGATCATCGGCATGTTCCGGGCCGGCGGCCTGTCCGCCGACCTCACCCACCATGCGATGCACGCCCTGGGCAGCCGCGTATGGGGGTTCACCCAGGAACTGTTCCCCGCCTCGCCGAGCCCGGCTCCGGCCGGCGCCCACCCGCAGGCGCCAGCGGCCCTGCTCGGCGAGATGGCCGCCCGGTACCCCCACATCGTCGAGATCGTGCTGGCTCGCCCGCATGACAGCGCATCGGTGGTGGGCCAGGGCTGTGACGACCAGTTCGAGTTCGAGTTCGCCCTGGACCTCCTGCTGGACGGCTGCGAACGACTCCACCGGCAGGGATGGACGTCTGCCGAGCGATTCTGA
- a CDS encoding DUF4386 domain-containing protein: MTHFICGANTTVVAYLMYRSQLVPRVIAALGLIGGPLIFASAIAELFGRYEQVSGIGALTAIPVFAWELTLAIWLITKGFKPPGGAIDATAPSPAGGKRH; the protein is encoded by the coding sequence ATCACTCACTTCATCTGCGGAGCCAACACGACGGTGGTGGCGTACCTGATGTACCGCTCGCAGCTCGTGCCGCGCGTCATCGCCGCGCTGGGGCTGATCGGCGGCCCACTGATCTTCGCCTCCGCGATCGCCGAGCTGTTCGGCCGCTACGAGCAGGTCTCCGGAATAGGGGCGCTCACCGCGATCCCGGTGTTCGCCTGGGAGCTGACCTTGGCCATCTGGCTCATCACCAAGGGATTCAAGCCGCCTGGCGGCGCGATCGACGCCACCGCCCCCTCGCCTGCAGGCGGTAAGCGCCACTGA
- a CDS encoding alpha/beta hydrolase: MTRAGPFRTAGVLALTGWPLLALLCAFSIALITLTMMMWNRWPKGWALVLRLGCLVLLMVMGAVVTADVVNREFGFYASFDDLLGRLPPLTATPCSGGIGGPPAAPAHGRVDHVRLAGSVSGISRDALVYLPAVYVSPAAARIHFPVIELFHGYPGGPGAWQRHLDLTAVLDREIAARCIPPVIVVVPTDSDPGHDGECVDAVGGRRNETYLAVDVPEQLAAHYRVSNAPRSWAAMGYSTGGFCAANVAFHHPARYAAAAALSGYFSPVTDASTGDLYRGRRGVRQWNSPQWQAAHRHIDVPLYVVAGRADPEAQRAIQHLKAAARGRVPITTGESPAGGHNFTVWSKACPAAFDWLVGHLPVSVPLLAPPPQVLGG; this comes from the coding sequence ATGACCAGAGCCGGGCCGTTCCGCACCGCCGGGGTGCTGGCGCTGACCGGCTGGCCGCTCCTGGCTCTGCTCTGCGCGTTCTCGATCGCGTTGATCACCCTGACGATGATGATGTGGAACCGCTGGCCGAAGGGCTGGGCGCTGGTGCTGCGGCTGGGGTGCCTGGTGCTGCTGATGGTGATGGGAGCCGTGGTGACGGCGGATGTCGTCAACCGCGAGTTCGGTTTCTACGCCTCGTTCGACGACCTCCTCGGCCGGCTGCCGCCCCTCACCGCGACGCCCTGTTCCGGCGGCATCGGTGGGCCGCCCGCGGCGCCGGCGCACGGACGGGTCGATCACGTTCGGCTGGCCGGTTCCGTCTCCGGCATCTCGCGCGACGCGTTGGTCTACCTCCCGGCCGTCTATGTGTCACCGGCTGCGGCCCGCATCCACTTCCCGGTGATCGAGCTGTTCCACGGTTACCCGGGCGGGCCCGGCGCCTGGCAGCGCCACCTGGACCTGACCGCCGTGCTGGACAGGGAGATCGCCGCGCGCTGCATACCGCCGGTGATCGTCGTCGTCCCGACCGACAGCGATCCGGGGCACGACGGCGAGTGCGTGGACGCAGTGGGCGGCCGACGCAACGAAACCTATCTGGCGGTGGACGTACCAGAGCAGCTGGCGGCCCACTACCGTGTCTCCAACGCGCCCCGGAGCTGGGCGGCCATGGGGTACTCCACCGGCGGGTTCTGTGCCGCCAACGTCGCCTTCCACCACCCGGCACGGTACGCTGCCGCCGCTGCTCTGTCCGGCTACTTCAGCCCGGTCACCGACGCCTCCACCGGGGACCTGTACCGGGGCAGGCGCGGCGTGCGGCAGTGGAACAGCCCGCAGTGGCAGGCCGCACACCGGCACATCGACGTGCCCCTGTACGTCGTGGCGGGACGGGCCGACCCCGAGGCACAGCGTGCCATCCAGCATCTGAAGGCCGCTGCCCGGGGCCGCGTTCCCATCACCACAGGTGAGTCCCCGGCGGGTGGACACAACTTCACCGTGTGGTCCAAGGCGTGCCCAGCCGCGTTCGACTGGCTCGTCGGCCACCTCCCGGTGTCCGTGCCCTTGCTCGCACCCCCACCCCAGGTCTTGGGTGGGTGA
- a CDS encoding phosphorothioated DNA-binding restriction endonuclease: MEWLERTAKLRQWTRSGTRAPHKPLLLLYALSRFQEDAEGELRYSAVEQDLQRLLNEYGPPNKTTPAYPFHHLASDGVWEVRTDRGPGSPGSGVRDLRETGAAGQLAPDLRAALRREPQLLGRMARLLLDLHFPPSLHSELCEAVGLELEPAETEQPASVRRQRDPRMRELVLTAYEYRCAFCGYDGRIGTVPVGLEAAHVRWWAFGGPDDIDNGLCLCSLHHKLFDKGVLGVGDGNRIQVSRRFVGHSPAAREHVIALAGRTLIGPQPGVRPVADAHRDWHARQVFHGESRPATAS, encoded by the coding sequence ATGGAGTGGCTGGAGCGGACCGCGAAACTGAGGCAGTGGACCAGAAGCGGAACTCGCGCTCCGCACAAACCGCTGCTGCTCCTGTACGCCCTCAGCCGGTTCCAGGAGGACGCGGAGGGCGAACTGCGGTACAGCGCGGTGGAGCAAGACCTACAGCGGCTGCTGAACGAGTACGGGCCGCCGAACAAGACGACGCCCGCCTACCCCTTCCACCACCTGGCCAGCGACGGTGTGTGGGAAGTCCGCACCGACCGCGGGCCCGGCAGCCCCGGAAGCGGGGTACGGGACCTCCGGGAGACTGGCGCCGCGGGGCAGCTCGCGCCGGACTTGAGAGCGGCGCTGCGACGCGAACCGCAACTGCTCGGCAGAATGGCACGGTTGTTGCTCGACCTGCACTTCCCGCCCTCCCTCCACAGTGAACTGTGCGAAGCCGTCGGACTCGAGCTGGAGCCGGCGGAGACCGAGCAGCCGGCCTCGGTGCGCAGGCAGCGGGATCCGCGGATGCGGGAGTTGGTGCTGACCGCCTATGAATACCGCTGCGCCTTTTGCGGTTACGACGGAAGGATCGGCACGGTGCCGGTCGGGTTGGAGGCCGCCCATGTGCGCTGGTGGGCGTTCGGCGGCCCCGACGACATCGACAACGGGCTGTGCCTGTGCTCGCTGCATCACAAACTCTTCGACAAGGGCGTCCTCGGCGTGGGCGACGGCAACCGCATCCAGGTCTCACGGCGCTTCGTCGGCCATAGCCCAGCCGCCCGCGAGCACGTCATAGCCCTCGCGGGCCGCACGCTCATCGGCCCGCAGCCCGGCGTGCGCCCTGTCGCCGACGCTCACCGCGACTGGCACGCCCGTCAGGTCTTCCACGGCGAGTCGCGCCCTGCTACGGCTTCCTGA
- a CDS encoding chitinase, producing the protein MVIRPPRAALAAVVPFTTAAILISVGQPAGAAPASAWPAHYAAPYLQIGSGTAGDMADDMAATGLKQYTLAFLIPQEGCTAQWEYNGDPVGAFTSQINALKDSGGNVIISFGGAAGGELAQTCTSVPDLTAAYAGIVNTYGVTRLDFDIEGTTLDDTAANTRRNQALAALEAQNPSVQVDYTLAVAPDGLPSAQTALLQDAKDNGVNVSTVNLMTMDFGNGHNALLDAESAAQATAGQLATLYGISNSQAYQMMGLTPIAGQNDDDEFFSQSDATALENFAASHGVGELAFWEVDGYDKPTGYAYSSAFNQINAQVLTAHTRGVRGLPASGWTG; encoded by the coding sequence ATGGTCATCCGCCCACCCAGAGCCGCTCTCGCCGCCGTTGTCCCCTTCACCACCGCCGCCATACTGATCAGTGTCGGCCAGCCGGCCGGCGCCGCGCCGGCGTCCGCCTGGCCCGCGCACTACGCGGCCCCCTATCTCCAGATCGGCTCCGGCACCGCCGGCGACATGGCCGATGACATGGCCGCCACCGGCCTGAAGCAGTACACACTGGCCTTCCTCATCCCCCAAGAGGGCTGCACGGCGCAGTGGGAATACAACGGCGACCCCGTCGGCGCGTTCACCTCACAGATCAACGCGCTGAAGGACAGCGGCGGAAACGTCATCATCTCCTTCGGCGGAGCCGCCGGCGGCGAACTCGCCCAGACCTGCACATCGGTCCCCGACCTGACCGCCGCCTACGCCGGCATCGTCAACACCTACGGCGTCACCCGGCTCGACTTCGACATCGAAGGCACCACACTGGACGACACGGCTGCCAACACCCGCCGCAACCAAGCACTCGCCGCCCTTGAGGCGCAAAACCCCTCCGTCCAGGTCGACTACACGCTGGCGGTCGCCCCAGACGGCCTGCCCTCCGCGCAGACCGCCCTCCTCCAGGACGCCAAGGACAACGGGGTCAACGTCAGCACCGTCAACCTCATGACCATGGATTTCGGCAACGGGCACAACGCCCTCTTGGACGCCGAATCCGCCGCGCAGGCAACCGCCGGGCAGCTCGCCACTCTCTACGGCATCTCCAACTCCCAGGCGTACCAGATGATGGGCCTGACACCGATCGCCGGCCAGAACGACGACGACGAGTTCTTCTCGCAGTCAGACGCCACCGCGCTGGAGAACTTCGCCGCCTCCCACGGAGTCGGGGAACTGGCCTTCTGGGAGGTCGACGGCTACGACAAGCCCACCGGCTACGCATACTCCAGCGCCTTCAACCAGATCAACGCCCAGGTCTTGACGGCGCACACACGAGGGGTGCGAGGGCTACCGGCCAGCGGCTGGACCGGCTGA
- a CDS encoding integrase core domain-containing protein, whose translation MHGELHRLGHKVSAATARRVLHAAGISPAPRRHPARHEWAAFLKTQTSGSLATDFFHIDTIALRRLYVLFVTGVRTRTVHILGVTAHPTAAWATQQARQLLWQLGNRAADFTHFVRDRDAKFTYALDAVFASEGVAMAKIPPRSPNCNPYAERFIPSVRKECTDGLLILDRGHAEKILHDHARHFNGHRPHHGRNQLAPHDDPNITPCPLPGSNAAKPSPA comes from the coding sequence GTGCACGGCGAGCTGCACCGACTCGGGCACAAGGTCAGCGCGGCCACGGCGCGCCGCGTCCTGCATGCCGCCGGAATCAGCCCGGCGCCACGCCGCCACCCGGCGCGCCACGAGTGGGCCGCCTTCCTCAAGACCCAGACGAGCGGATCGCTGGCCACTGACTTCTTCCACATCGACACCATCGCGCTGCGTCGGCTGTACGTTCTGTTCGTGACGGGAGTGCGCACTCGCACCGTGCACATCCTGGGCGTCACCGCGCACCCCACCGCCGCCTGGGCGACCCAGCAGGCCCGACAGCTGCTGTGGCAGCTCGGCAACCGCGCCGCTGACTTCACGCACTTCGTCCGGGATCGGGACGCGAAGTTCACCTATGCTCTCGATGCCGTCTTCGCCAGCGAGGGCGTTGCCATGGCGAAGATTCCTCCCCGCAGCCCCAACTGCAACCCGTACGCGGAACGGTTCATACCCTCGGTACGCAAGGAGTGCACCGACGGCCTGCTGATCTTGGACCGAGGCCACGCCGAGAAGATCCTCCACGACCACGCCCGGCACTTCAACGGCCACCGGCCTCACCACGGCCGCAACCAGCTCGCGCCCCACGACGACCCGAACATCACCCCCTGCCCACTGCCCGGATCGAACGCAGCCAAGCCGTCGCCGGCCTGA
- a CDS encoding protein kinase: protein MMDSTIAEPLGADDPQEIGSFNIIGLLGVGGMGEVYLGASDKGYAAVKRVRPRLVSSERFEREVGILYRVPAGVGPRVLASDGTAERPWFATEYVPGLTVDEAVRLRGPLPAEALWLLLAEAATHLSAVHAFEIVHRDVKPGNVMLVRDGVKLIDFGIARAADQARLTKSGGSYGTQGFSAPEQQAGDEDVDAPADVYSLGALVLYAASGRTPGVVPDVEPLRAVDADLAAVIGSCLATGPGARPTAGEVVEAARAHLPVPPPSWPSEVMSRIASRRAFAATPVGKLKTVPPPDLDADPAPETAPPSAALPRRPRKRLLLLPTAAVIALGAVAAFVLVPSASRHNGAAHPSDSASVSVEPVAGATRTSSASPSRSASPTAESGRPTPVVPAGTDRTVPPSASSARSPSDPLATAASSAAATRVTSSSISGINGSDDPAQVKGSEADTSWVGNDAACSAWLDDNGSGELAGVLNTSLNQSCYAELYRSDGIAYTFHASWGAAKTSFIPDVGHTMWICVWNASDRSGEQCSARFAMNGDTPVKE, encoded by the coding sequence ATGATGGATAGCACGATCGCCGAGCCGCTCGGCGCGGACGATCCGCAGGAGATCGGCAGCTTCAACATCATCGGTCTGCTCGGCGTCGGCGGCATGGGCGAGGTCTACCTCGGGGCGTCGGACAAGGGCTACGCCGCCGTCAAGCGCGTCCGGCCACGGTTGGTCTCCAGCGAGCGCTTCGAACGCGAGGTCGGCATCCTCTACCGTGTGCCGGCCGGGGTCGGGCCGCGGGTGCTGGCGAGCGACGGCACCGCGGAACGTCCCTGGTTCGCCACCGAGTACGTACCCGGACTCACCGTGGACGAGGCGGTGCGGCTGCGCGGCCCGCTGCCCGCCGAGGCACTGTGGCTGCTGCTGGCCGAGGCGGCCACTCACCTGTCGGCCGTGCACGCGTTCGAGATCGTGCACCGTGACGTCAAACCCGGCAACGTCATGCTGGTGCGGGACGGCGTGAAGCTGATCGACTTCGGTATCGCGCGCGCCGCAGACCAGGCGAGGCTCACCAAGAGCGGTGGCAGCTACGGTACGCAGGGATTCTCGGCACCGGAACAGCAGGCCGGGGACGAGGACGTGGACGCGCCCGCGGACGTCTACTCGCTCGGGGCGCTCGTGCTCTACGCGGCTTCGGGCCGCACGCCCGGTGTCGTCCCCGACGTCGAGCCGCTGCGTGCCGTGGACGCCGACCTCGCCGCCGTCATCGGGTCCTGTCTCGCGACCGGCCCCGGAGCCCGCCCCACCGCCGGTGAGGTGGTGGAGGCGGCCCGCGCACACCTGCCTGTTCCTCCTCCCTCCTGGCCTTCCGAGGTCATGTCACGCATCGCCTCGCGACGTGCCTTCGCCGCGACGCCGGTCGGCAAGCTGAAGACCGTCCCGCCGCCGGACCTGGACGCGGATCCGGCGCCTGAGACCGCGCCCCCGTCCGCCGCGTTACCTCGCCGCCCACGCAAACGCCTGCTCCTGCTCCCGACCGCCGCAGTGATCGCCCTCGGCGCCGTCGCGGCGTTCGTACTCGTCCCGTCCGCTTCCCGGCACAACGGCGCTGCGCATCCGTCCGACAGCGCGTCGGTCAGCGTCGAGCCCGTGGCCGGGGCGACACGGACGTCCTCCGCGAGCCCAAGCCGTTCGGCCTCGCCCACCGCGGAGTCCGGACGCCCGACCCCGGTCGTCCCGGCCGGCACGGACAGGACCGTCCCGCCGAGCGCGTCCAGCGCGCGTTCGCCCTCTGACCCCCTCGCGACCGCCGCGTCCTCAGCAGCCGCCACCCGCGTCACCTCGTCGTCGATCAGTGGTATCAACGGCAGCGACGACCCGGCACAGGTCAAGGGCTCCGAGGCGGATACCTCCTGGGTCGGCAACGACGCCGCCTGCTCCGCCTGGCTGGACGACAACGGCTCCGGCGAGCTCGCAGGCGTGCTCAATACCTCCCTGAACCAGAGCTGCTACGCCGAGCTCTACCGCAGCGACGGCATCGCGTACACGTTCCATGCCTCCTGGGGCGCCGCGAAGACAAGTTTTATCCCAGACGTCGGCCACACGATGTGGATCTGTGTCTGGAACGCGAGCGACCGATCCGGCGAGCAGTGCTCCGCCCGCTTCGCCATGAACGGCGACACCCCGGTCAAGGAGTGA
- a CDS encoding FHA domain-containing protein → MAYGNFPPQMLPPGSPSDRVPSAPPGTIFVLGPEGGYAVPPRRYTLLFGRDREDVHVPVGVDDPTVSRRHGVFTCTASDGDWWLVNTGNLPIELPDGVLMLTGHKRLIESGYTPLLINSSKRRSHLVEVRVVDEDDRNPRSTSGAETVDPETVYELSPQERLVLTALARRYLEGHEAFPLPLAWEDTARLVNASPYATKSWTHKSVANTVEDVRERLHRRGVRGLLRDEVGEPVGSTLSVNLIRELLKTATLNAQDLELLADKD, encoded by the coding sequence ATGGCGTACGGAAACTTCCCACCCCAGATGCTGCCGCCGGGCAGTCCCTCCGACAGGGTGCCCTCGGCGCCGCCAGGGACGATCTTCGTACTGGGTCCGGAGGGCGGGTACGCCGTGCCGCCGCGCCGGTACACGCTGCTGTTCGGGCGCGACCGCGAGGACGTGCATGTGCCGGTCGGTGTCGACGACCCGACCGTCAGCCGTCGGCACGGCGTGTTCACCTGCACGGCCTCGGATGGCGACTGGTGGCTGGTCAACACTGGCAATCTGCCGATCGAACTGCCCGACGGCGTGCTGATGCTCACCGGCCACAAGCGGCTCATCGAGTCCGGGTACACCCCGCTGCTGATCAACTCGTCCAAGCGGCGTTCCCACCTGGTGGAGGTCCGGGTTGTGGACGAGGACGATCGGAACCCCCGCTCCACGAGCGGTGCGGAGACCGTGGATCCCGAGACGGTCTACGAACTCTCCCCGCAGGAGCGGCTGGTACTCACCGCGCTCGCCCGGCGCTACCTCGAGGGCCACGAGGCCTTCCCGCTCCCGCTGGCCTGGGAGGACACCGCCCGTCTGGTCAACGCCTCCCCTTACGCGACCAAGTCCTGGACCCACAAGTCGGTCGCGAATACGGTGGAGGACGTGCGCGAACGGCTGCATCGCCGGGGCGTGCGCGGACTGCTGCGCGACGAGGTCGGCGAGCCGGTCGGCTCGACACTCAGTGTCAACCTGATCAGGGAACTGCTGAAGACGGCGACACTGAATGCTCAGGACTTGGAATTGCTGGCAGACAAGGACTGA
- a CDS encoding Crp/Fnr family transcriptional regulator produces the protein MNNARVRGAAAYWPPAGLLGRVDEADRGILMGLGHGVAYPAGQITIREADTSDFALLLLGGMVKVTAHAQDGREALLAVRMAGDLVGEFAGIDGQPRVGTVTACGRVLARYILRSELLECTKQHPAIGLALSASVVAKLRTATGRIVDFTGCDVLGRLARILHHLAVTYGRPGRNEAHLPLSQPEMATLVGAAESSIHKALRALRESGAVVTGYRRITILDLDHLARIAVAAGPSQGVAAATA, from the coding sequence ATGAACAACGCACGTGTTCGCGGGGCTGCGGCCTACTGGCCGCCGGCCGGGCTGCTCGGCCGGGTCGACGAGGCCGACCGCGGAATCCTCATGGGACTCGGCCACGGCGTGGCCTACCCGGCCGGCCAGATCACCATCCGCGAGGCCGACACCTCGGACTTCGCGCTGCTCCTGCTCGGCGGCATGGTGAAGGTCACCGCGCACGCGCAGGACGGCCGCGAGGCGCTGCTGGCCGTGCGGATGGCCGGGGACCTGGTCGGGGAGTTCGCCGGGATCGACGGCCAGCCGCGCGTCGGCACCGTGACCGCCTGCGGCAGAGTGCTGGCCCGTTACATCCTGCGCTCCGAACTGCTGGAGTGCACGAAACAGCACCCCGCCATAGGACTTGCGCTCAGCGCGAGCGTGGTGGCCAAGCTGCGCACGGCGACCGGCCGGATCGTCGACTTCACTGGTTGCGACGTCCTCGGGCGGCTGGCCAGGATTCTGCACCACCTGGCCGTCACCTACGGGCGTCCCGGCCGGAACGAAGCCCATCTCCCGCTGTCGCAGCCGGAGATGGCCACCCTGGTCGGCGCGGCGGAGTCATCGATCCACAAGGCCCTGCGGGCGCTGCGGGAGTCGGGCGCGGTCGTGACCGGCTACCGCAGGATCACGATCCTCGACCTGGATCACCTCGCCCGAATCGCCGTCGCGGCCGGACCGTCACAGGGCGTCGCAGCCGCGACAGCCTGA